One genomic segment of Sminthopsis crassicaudata isolate SCR6 chromosome 4, ASM4859323v1, whole genome shotgun sequence includes these proteins:
- the PPP1R27 gene encoding protein phosphatase 1 regulatory subunit 27: MRYSVPTTPAHRSRYNQRRLHAERCVRFPNDVLFLDHIRQGDLRQVGRFIRTRKVSLDTIYPSGLAALHEAVLSGNLDCVKLLVKHGADIHQRDETGWTALHMACSDGYPDIARYLISLGANIDVANDDGDLPSDLIDPDYTDLVELFKGATMD; encoded by the exons ATGCGTTACTCAGTGCCAACCACCCCTGCCCACCGCAGCCGCTATAATCAGCGGCGTCTACATGCAGAGCGCTGTGTTCGATTTCCCAATGATGTCCTGTTTTTGGATCACATCCGACAGGGTGACCTGCGGCAGGTAGGGCGCTTCATCCGGACTCGAAAAGTCTCCCTGGATACCATCTATCCCTCAG GTCTGGCTGCCCTGCATGAAGCAGTACTTTCTGGAAACCTGGATTGTGTGAAGCTGCTCGTCAAGCATGGAGCTGACATCCATCAACGGGATGAAACAGGATGGACTGCATTACACATGGCCTGCAGTGATGGTTACCCAGACATTGCCAG ATACCTCATCTCCCTGGGGGCTAACATAGACGTTGCCAATGACGACGGTGATTTGCCCTCCGACCTCATCGACCCCGACTACACGGATCTGGTGGAGTTATTCAAAGGGGCCACGATGGACTGA